In Brevundimonas sp. SGAir0440, one DNA window encodes the following:
- the secE gene encoding preprotein translocase subunit SecE, translated as MAKAKTPGKRPQGSAKPQMGAKPQAAGAAAITVDSPEPKKPRTSPGQFLSQVRAEGRKIVWPSRKETWITSVMVFIMVIIASIFFWIVDTGLGYAFRYIIALGS; from the coding sequence ATGGCCAAGGCCAAAACTCCCGGCAAGCGGCCTCAAGGCAGCGCGAAGCCCCAGATGGGCGCCAAGCCTCAGGCGGCCGGCGCCGCCGCCATCACGGTCGATTCGCCCGAGCCCAAGAAGCCCCGCACCAGCCCCGGCCAGTTCCTGAGCCAGGTGCGCGCCGAAGGCCGCAAGATCGTCTGGCCCAGCCGCAAGGAGACCTGGATCACCTCGGTGATGGTCTTCATCATGGTCATCATCGCCTCGATCTTCTTCTGGATCGTGGACACCGGCCTGGGCTACGCCTTCCGCTACATCATCGCTCTCGGATCCTGA